AGGACGAGGGGCTGATCACCCGGCACCGCCGCCGGGGCACCTTCATCGAGCCGGACGCCCGCCGGGGCGCCCCGGTCCGGCTGCTCGGCTCGGTGGACGCGATCGTGGCCCAGCAGTCCGGCATGACGACCGAACTGCTGGAGCACGGCAAGTCGTCCGTGCCGACCGAACTCGCCGAGTACTTCCCGGAGTTCGACGAGGTGGCGACGTACCACCGGCTGCGCTGCGACGAGCGGACGGGCGAGCCGACCAACCACGCCCGCAACTACGTCCGGCCCGAACTCGCGGCCCGCATCGACCCGTCCGACCTGCTGCGCTGGCCGATGACGAAGGTGCTCAAGGACGTCGTCGGCGCGGACATCAGCCGCATCACGGACACCGTGGAGGCGCGGCTGGCGGACCCGGAGACCGCGCGTCTGCTCCAAGTCCCGCTGCTCAGCCCGATCCTGCACTACACCGGAGTCACCTACGACCCGGACGGCCGGGTGCTGGACGCGGCGGTGATCCACTACCGGGGGGACCGGTTCTCCTTCACGGTGACTCTGGACGCCACATGAACCCACTGTCCGTCACTGGTCGTACGATGCCCAGCGTGACGCACGACGACGCTCCGCCGCTGGCGGACCTCATGCCGTGGTCCGTCGCACCGCCGCGGCTCGGCCGGGGGTGGCCGACGGGCCCCGACGCGGCCTCCCTGAAAGCCCGCTGGGACGCCCTGCTGAAGGCCGAGGGTCCCGACCGGGAGGCCCTGTTCGAGCCGACGCGCTCGCGCACCCTGCGCTCGGCGGTCGGGCAGCTGCCTGGGCGGACGGGCGGCACGGAGAGGCTCGCGCGCGCTTCAGGCCCCTGCCCGGAGCCGGTACGGGTCCTGCACGCGCCCTTCGACGAGCAGTGGCTGATCCCGGACCACCGGCTGATCGACGCGGCCCGGCCCGAGTTGTGGCGGGTCGCCGACGACGACCAGGTGTTCGTGGTGGAGACGCCCGCGAACGCGCAGGGCGCCCGGCTCTTCGCGACCTCCGTGCTCCCGCTGCTGCGGCCCGGCCGGATCCGCCCGCTGTACCGGCGCCCGGGCGGCACGGAACCGAACCTGTCCCCGGGCCTGCTGGAGCACCTGCGGACCCGGCTCGGAATCGAGGTGGCACCCCCGGACGTCCTCGGCTGGATCCTGGCGGCGGTCCGCCCCGACCTCACCGTCCCGCTCACCGACGACCCCGGACTCTGGTCCCGCGGCGTCGAGTGGGGCCGCCGCACCCTCTGGCTGATGCGACGGCACGGCGACCGCCCGAAGCTGCCCGGAGGCCGCCGTCCCTACGTCCGCGCGCC
This is a stretch of genomic DNA from Streptomyces sp. NBC_00285. It encodes these proteins:
- a CDS encoding GntR family transcriptional regulator codes for the protein MTSFAPDSIVLNRKLPLWYQVSQSLRASILGRSPQDPLRLPTEEQLAGHYGVSVLTMRQALKELEDEGLITRHRRRGTFIEPDARRGAPVRLLGSVDAIVAQQSGMTTELLEHGKSSVPTELAEYFPEFDEVATYHRLRCDERTGEPTNHARNYVRPELAARIDPSDLLRWPMTKVLKDVVGADISRITDTVEARLADPETARLLQVPLLSPILHYTGVTYDPDGRVLDAAVIHYRGDRFSFTVTLDAT
- a CDS encoding type ISP restriction/modification enzyme, which gives rise to MPSVTHDDAPPLADLMPWSVAPPRLGRGWPTGPDAASLKARWDALLKAEGPDREALFEPTRSRTLRSAVGQLPGRTGGTERLARASGPCPEPVRVLHAPFDEQWLIPDHRLIDAARPELWRVADDDQVFVVETPANAQGARLFATSVLPLLRPGRIRPLYRRPGGTEPNLSPGLLEHLRTRLGIEVAPPDVLGWILAAVRPDLTVPLTDDPGLWSRGVEWGRRTLWLMRRHGDRPKLPGGRRPYVRAPLPSRPVLLAYDRNEEALLLDEGRISPVPPEAWDFEVAGVRVLEQWFTARVTEPEPGTLAAIRPATWPQTWTSELLELIAALALLAELQPPWDELTSRITAADLRGAGVLPVPEPARRPASVLDGHEEGPEGQLALI